In Erpetoichthys calabaricus chromosome 2, fErpCal1.3, whole genome shotgun sequence, a genomic segment contains:
- the ube2d1b gene encoding ubiquitin-conjugating enzyme E2 D1b: MALKRIQKELNDLQRDPPAQCSAGPVGDDLFHWQATIMGPSDSAYQGGVFFLTIHFPTDYPFKPPKVAFTTKIYHPNINSNGSICLDILRSQWSPALTVSKVLLSICSLLCDPNPDDPLVPDIAHIYKSDKEKYNRLAREWTQKYAM, from the exons ATGGCGTTGAAAAGAATACAGAAG GAATTGAATGATTTGCAACGTGATCCACCAGCACAGTGTTCAGCAGGACCAGTAGGAGATGACT TATTTCACTGGCAAGCAACAATTATGGGACCG agtgataGTGCCTATCAAGGAGGAGTGTTTTTTTTGACAATACATTTTCCAACGGATTATCCTTTTAAACCTCCAAAG GTAGCTTTCACAACAAAAATATACCACCCTAACATAAACAGTAATGGAAGTATTTGTTTGGATATTTTGAGATCACAGTGGTCACCGGCATTAACAGTATCAAAAG ttttattgtccATATGTTCGTTGCTTTGTGACCCCAACCCAGATGACCCCTTAGTACCAGATATAGCACACATTTACAAATCAGATAAAGAAAA
- the cisd1 gene encoding CDGSH iron-sulfur domain-containing protein 1, whose protein sequence is MVARSLSKAEWIATVSLAAGAAAVGYLVYKHRLSKKRCKSCVNLDIQKEIPKIVHAFDIEDLGEKTVYCRCWRSKKFPFCDGSHTKHNEENEDNVGPLLITRKDV, encoded by the exons ATGGTAGCTAGATCTTTATCAAAAG CTGAATGGATAGCCACGGTCTCACTGGCTGCAGGAGCTGCTGCCGTTGGCTACTTGGTCTATAAACACCGTCTTTCCAAAAAAAGATGCAAGTCATGTGTCAACCTTGACATCCAGAAGGAGATCCCAAAGATTGTTCATGCTTTTGACATTGAAGACTTGGGAGAGAAGACTGTATACTGTCGATGCTGGAGATCGAAAAAG TTTCCTTTTTGTGATGGCTCCCATACAAAGCacaatgaagagaatgaagataaTGTTGGTCCACTGCTAATCACAAGAAAAGACGTTTAA